The Euphorbia lathyris chromosome 4, ddEupLath1.1, whole genome shotgun sequence genomic interval ttctcaatagatgtgacccctacttttgtcctaattatttcattacgcacccggtcctttctcgtgtgaccacacatccatctcaacatacgcatctccgccaccgacatcttatggatgtggcagtgtttcactgcccaacactccgtaccatataacaatgctggtctaattgtcgtccggtagaattttcccttcaatctattaggcatgccgggatcacaaaggaaacccgtagcactcttccacttcgaccaaccagctttaatcctatgagcaacatctccatctacttctccatccgtttggataatagatcctaaataccggaagcaatccgaggcctgaacaactctcccatctagggtgattgtccctgcctccctactcctacggccgctaaacttacactccaaatattctgtcttacttcgactcaacttaaagcctctagattctagagtttgcctccatagttccaacttcatctccactccttctttcgtctcatcaaccaacacaatatcatctgcaaacagcatgcaccatggtataccatcttgaagtgaacttgttagttcatccataacgatggcaaaaagaaatgggcttagtgcggaaccttgatgcactccaatcgtaataggaaactcttcagtcttcctaacactagtacgtacactcgtgcatactccctcatacatgtcctttatgatgtcaatatatttccgcgaaatgcctttccttgtcaaggcccaccaaagtacttcccttggtaccttatcatatgctttctccaagtcaatgaaaaccatatgcaagtctttcttcttatttcgatagtgccccatgaatatgaatatttatatataatctaTATGATgtgataaaattaatatttgaatGTTTTTTTAATAGGTTATTAGCTGTAGAAGTTTAAGGCTTTGCATTATATGGTAAAAGCAAACAACATATGGAAAATTTGTGTATACTGGATACTCTTTGAAGTACATTACATGAATTAGTAGAGAATTGGgaattatttgaaatttaatcGGCATACATTGTACAAATACTTGTCTAAATGTTAAATGTACTTTTTAGAgcttctattttctttttgtcATTGCAATATACACAGTTATTGGGCTCCTGACTTTGTGTACTCCATCATCCCACACCAAAGAAGCAGAAACAATGGAACTGTCAATTGTTCCTTCAACTGTAAGAGCAAAAGATAGCTCCTGATTGATAGAGGAGAACGATAAGACGGTAGGATTCACTTGTACTTTTAAACCTTGTGGAGAACTAATAATAGCTTTGTATGTGGAAGTTGGCGAGCCAACGTTCGTAACAACCCTGTTGAAGACACGAGTAATGTGTTTTGAAGATGAGGTAGAAAGTGCAAAAGAAGGATAATTTAGATCCCAAACTGTTGCATTGATGGCTTTAGAGCAACTGCTATTATCCCCGGTAACTATTTGGAGAACACTAGTATTATATCCTTGTCCACACAGAAATTTTACGTAGTCGATTGGTTTAGCATCATATACTAAACCGGGGTCTACAGCCTTAAGCGGATCTAAATGACCTGCTCCGTATGCAAATTCAGCTTCAGGATTGATTTTAGCATTCATAGGAGAAGCTGGAAAAATAGGCGATGTTCAAGTTAGTTAATTAGTTCTTTTGCAAACCAAACATTATCATCTTCAAGGCTCAACTCATGACTGATTGTGCCGCGATTAAGGGCCAAAATTATATTTTCAGTATGAGAACTCACCAGTAGTCATAAGGGAAGACTTAATAGCAGAAGGAGACCATGTCGGATGATACGATTTGACATATGCAGCTGCTGCAGTTACATGAGGGCAAGCCATTGAAGTCCCTGAGAGTATATTATAAGGTACTAGTCTATTATCCCCATTAGTTCCGGAAACCGAACCAAGCAAAGTCCATGCAGCTAGAATGTGAACTCCAGGTGCAGTTATATCTGGCTGCAATATAGATAGATTACTTAGCATTAAACATAATAAAACTATTCTCAAATTCTATCAGTTTAAACTTATAGATTCAACGTTTCTTTCTTTCTACCTTTCTAGGTGGCATCAAAGTGAGAGACATTCATTGATTTGAACATCCATGTTTTAATTACCTTAAGAATATCAGGTGTAACCGGATTAGGACCTCTTGATGAAAATGAGACCACATAAGGAGCCAATGTGTCTTTTACCTCGTTGCTTTTATATATCATGGCAGTTGCATTTCTGCAATGAATACACAGTTAGTATACATGTTAGAATCGCCCATGATAATGTTCCGGTGAttgattaataatatattgaatTCCATACTGTGTTGAATTGATGTAGGAGAGAATGGGGCGAGCTTCAAGAGGGTCAAGATAAGATGCAGGCAATGGAAACAAAAAAGCAGAGTCTTTCGGGCCATTATCTTGCATCAGAATACCAGTTGCTCCAGCTGAATATGGAACATCTCCCCTAATTAATTGATCACAAACAACTATTTTTCCCTTCACTAAACTTGGATCCAATGAGTTCCTTGTGCAAAACCTACATTTTCATTGTCACATAATCATTTCTATGTTTTAcaatttaaatagttcctaaacTAATCATCAAACTACAACTACTAATTAGTGTTGTTTTGCATATATGATTTGATTTCTAACAATTAAGTAATTCATCGGATCATCTCAGCTCAGATGAGTTACCTTGAGACAGATTTGTTAAATTTTCCTTTGGTGTTTGGAGCATCTCCCCCATAGATAACAGGGAACATCTTTGGATTATCTGTATTTATTGAAGTACCCTATACAAACAAAGCACATAAATCAatattcaaaaaaaattgtattggCAATACTTacgaattaattaattaagtaagTAAGTACCTGGTAAATCTTGTTATTCCCAAGTTGAACCTTTGTGATGAACTTTCTATCCATGGTACTAGCAGCAACAGAAACAAACCACGGAGCAAAATTTCTAACAGTTTGATAATCAGGACCATCATTTCCAGCAGAAGCTGAAGTCAAAATCCCTTTCCTCATAGCATGAAAAGCCCCAATTGCGATCGAATCATCGAAATAAAAACGAGCTGAATTCCATCCGACGGAGATAGAAATAATGTCAACTCCATCGGCGATTGCATCATCAAATGCAGCAAGGATATCAGCATCCCAGCAGCCATCGGACCAGCAGACTTTGTAAGTAGCAAACCTAGCCGATGGAACCCCGCCGCGAGCAGTGCCTGAGGCAAGACCATAGAGGCTTGCGCCGGTAACTAATCCTCCTACCGCAGTTGATGCTGTATGCGTTCCATGTCCTTCTGAATCTCTTGGGGACTCGATATCATTTATTCCAAATAAGCCGTCCGCTCGATAATATTGTGCACCCAGGAGTTTACTGCATTATATCAATATGTTAACTATTTATTGTTTTCCAACGGACTGGATGGTTTTTACTATTTTAGTGGAATGGAGATGAACtaagcttttctttttttcgtTTTATGCATTTGATTAGCATAAAAAAGTTAGCTTTAACGTAATAATAA includes:
- the LOC136227337 gene encoding cucumisin-like isoform X1, whose product is MTTKISKLVWCFLFLISCILLPTSSSTVAAGQDDRKSYIVYMGERSKDQVSILSRHTSMLQEAIGSDFSPDCLLHSFKRTFNGFVAKLYEHQVEKIAGMAGVVSVFPNQKNKLHTTKSWDFMGFSEQVKRSNVESDVIIGVIDTGIWPESQSFNDKGFGPPPTKWKGSCQPSFNFSCNNKLLGAQYYRADGLFGINDIESPRDSEGHGTHTASTAVGGLVTGASLYGLASGTARGGVPSARFATYKVCWSDGCWDADILAAFDDAIADGVDIISISVGWNSARFYFDDSIAIGAFHAMRKGILTSASAGNDGPDYQTVRNFAPWFVSVAASTMDRKFITKVQLGNNKIYQGTSINTDNPKMFPVIYGGDAPNTKGKFNKSVSRFCTRNSLDPSLVKGKIVVCDQLIRGDVPYSAGATGILMQDNGPKDSAFLFPLPASYLDPLEARPILSYINSTQNATAMIYKSNEVKDTLAPYVVSFSSRGPNPVTPDILKPDITAPGVHILAAWTLLGSVSGTNGDNRLVPYNILSGTSMACPHVTAAAAYVKSYHPTWSPSAIKSSLMTTASPMNAKINPEAEFAYGAGHLDPLKAVDPGLVYDAKPIDYVKFLCGQGYNTSVLQIVTGDNSSCSKAINATVWDLNYPSFALSTSSSKHITRVFNRVVTNVGSPTSTYKAIISSPQGLKVQVNPTVLSFSSINQELSFALTVEGTIDSSIVSASLVWDDGVHKVRSPITVYIAMTKRK